In Sulfuriferula plumbiphila, the genomic window GATACCCCTGAAGCAGGGATTCATGCAGGTATTTCAGGAAATACGACCCAGCGCGTCGGGCTTGAGCACGACGACGGTTTCAGCGCTGACCTGGATCAAGCCGTCGTCACGCAGCTTGGACAGGATGCGCGACAGCGTCTCCGGCTGGATACCCAGCAGCGAGGCAATCGTCTGTTTGGTCGCCGGCAGGCGCACAATGCGGGTGCCGGCGGTTTTTTGCGCGGGCTGGGCAAGCAGGTATTGGGCAAAGCGTTGCACGCCGGTTTGCAGGGCGAGACGATCAATTTCCGTAACCAGGCCATGCACGCGCCGACTCATTGCAGCCAGCAGGGCCAGGCATAAATCCGTATTGCCGCGCAGCAGTCCCAGGAAAAAATCGGCGTCGAAGGCAATCAGTCGCGTTGGCTCCAGCGCGGCTGCATGGACCGGGTAGCGCCCGCCCATGAACATCACCGCCTCGGCGAACAGCTGCTCGCGCCCGATCAGTTCCATGACGTGTTCCTGCCCATCTTCCGCAAGCAGAAACAGCTTCATCGTCCCCGTCTTGACCAGATAAAACCGGTTGCCCGGATCATTTTTTGCGAACAGCGGTGCGCCGGCGTCCAGCTCGCGCCAGCACGCACGCTCCGCGATTTGTGCAAGCAGCGCCCGATCCAGATCGCGGAACAGGTAGGCGAGGCGGAAATCCTTGATGTCGGGTGGAGCTGGCATGGGCGTTTGATCTAGATCAAGGTGTTAACAAAACAAACCGGCTAGGCTGGTGCCTCAGGTGTCACTGGAGGCCCGCCATGCACAAGCGCAATCGCTGGTTTGTTACCATTGCTCTCGTTTACGGCCTGCTAGGGGGACTGGTCGCGCTTGTCCACTTGAGCGCCCCAGGCCTGATTCCCGGTAACGTGGCGCGCATGCACGGCCATATCATGCTGCTCGGCTTCATCCTGATGATGATCTATGGCGTGGCCTTGCACGTGCTGCCGCGCTTTTCCGGCAATGCGCTGCATTCCGAGCGCATGGCGAACTGGCAGCTCTATCTCGCCAACGCCGGATTGCCGCTCATGATAGCCGGTTGGCTGACCCTGCTCAATTGGCTGGTGCTGTTGGGCGGCGCGATCGCTTATTCCGCCATTGTACTGTTCGGCGTCAATATGCTGTTCACCGTCAAGCCCCATGGACCATGGAGATAAATCATGTCCGAACACCGCGGCTGCGAACTGCCGGAAGACCTCTACTACGATCTGGATTACGTCTGGGTGCGGCCGGAAGAAGACGGCACCTGCACCATCGGCCTCACCGACCCGGCGCAGACCATGTCGGGCAAGGTCCAGTATGTATGGATCAAGGACGCCGGCACCCATCGAGAATGGAAAAAACCGATGGCACGGCTGGAGTCGGGCAAGTGGGCGGGCGGCATCCCGGCGCCCTTCCCCGGCGTGATCGTGGCGCGCAACGAGACGGTACTGGCCAACCCCAACCTGATCAATATCGATCCCTACCACGACGCCTGGCTGGTGCGCATGAAGCCGGACGACCCGGCCATGGCGCTGGCCCATCTCACCACCGGCAGCACCGCACAGGAAGCGCTCAAGGCATGGATAGAGCGCTATGGCGTGCAGTGCATGCGCTGCCAGGATTAGGAACAAACATGAAAGTCGAATTGCTGGTTTCGGAATGGTGCGCCTCCTGCCATCAGTCGGAAAAAATCTGGCGCGAGGTGGCCGAAGAAAAGGATATCGAATTCGCGGTGCTGGATATGGGCCAGCCCGAGGGGCGCGCCCTGGTGAGCCGGCTGCGCCTGAAGACCATCCCGGCGCTGGTGATCGACGGTGAATTGAAGGGCATCGGTGTGCAAACCTTTGCCGAAGCGCGTGCCTGGGTGGCTGGCGCATCCGCCAGGCAGAAGGCCGGCATGCAGCATGCCGGCCTCGCGCTGTCGCCGGATAACCGCCTGTTCATTCTGGGCGCCATGGTCTACCTGATGCTGGGCGGGCTGGGGCTGGTCATTAACGGTGCGCTGCTGTCCGGCCCGGCACGCCCGGTGGCGCTGCATCTCGTCACGGTGGGTTTCATGCTGATGCTGGTGTATGGCCTGGGCGCGCACATGCTGCCGCGGTTTACCGGCAACCCTATCCTGATGGGCGTGTGGCCGTGGATACAGATGGGTCTGGTGCATGCCGGGTTGCTGGCTTACAGCGCCGGTTTCCTGGTGGGGGTCTATCCTGTGGTCATCGCCGGCGGCGCGCTGATATGGCTGTCGCTGCTGGTGTTTACCGTGCGCATCTGGCCGGTGCTATGGCCCAAGCCGCGCAACAACGGCATGGCCATCCAGGTGCATATTCAACCGGGGGCGTAGCCAGGCCATGCAGCTTATGCCCAAACCAGCGCCAGGATTCGATGATCCGCTCGGCCTGCTGCGCGCCTGCCATGAACGCATCCTCGGCCATTGCGATACCCTGGAGCGGCTGGTGTCGCATCTGCGACGGCACGGTGCCGACCAGGATGCGCAGCTGGCAGCGGCGCGCATTCTGCGCTATTTCCAGGTCGGGGCACCGCTGCATCACGAAGATGAAGAGCGCGATCTGTTTCCGGCACTGCGCGCCCATTCGGGTTTTCCGGCCTTCCAGCGCGCAGTGCTGGAAAACCTGGTGGTCCAGCACCGCGAACTGGATACGCTATGGGTTCAGCTGGAGGCCGCCTTGCAAGCCATTTCCAGAGGCGCGCCAGCCGACCTCCCCGTGCAGCCATTCGTGGCGCTGACACGCGCGCATATCGCCGTGGAAGAGCAGGAAATCTTTCCGCTTGCCGAACGTTATCTGGATGCAGCGGCGCTGGGTGTTCTGGGCCGCGTCATGCAGGCGCGCCGGCAAATATAGCGGCTGCTATCTGGCCAGCTCCGCCACTACCGGCGCATGGTCGGAGGGACGTTCCAGGCGGCGTATGTCCTTGTCCACAACGCACGCGGTGCAGGTGGATGCCAAGGCGTCGGAGAGCAGGATGTGGTCAATGCGCAGCCCCCTGTTGCGGCGGAACGCGGCCATGCGGTAATCCCACCAGCTGAAGGTCTGTTCCGGCTGTTCGAACAGGCGAAAGCTGTCTTGCAATCCCAGTGCCAGCAAGCCGCGCCACGCTGCCCGCTCCGCTTCGGATACCAGTACCGAGCCCGCCCACGCTGCCGGGTCGTGCACGTCGCGGTCATCGGGAGCGATGTTGTAATCGCCCAGCACGACCAGTTTCGGGTAGCGCGCAAGCTCGTCCCCGAGCAGCTTGGTAAGTGCCTGCAGCCAGGCCAGCTTGTACAGATATTTGTCCGAATCCACACTCTGGCCGTTGGGCACATAGACACAGATCACCCGAATGCCATCCACCGTGGCGGCGAGCACGCGTTGTTGCAGGTCATCAAAGCCAGCCATGCCCGCCGCCACGTCAAGCAGCGGTTGCCTGCTGAGAATGGCTACGCCATTGTAGGTTTTTTGTCCTGCATAAACGACTTGATACCCGGCGGCGGCGATTTCGGTGCACGGAAATTTGCCGTCCTCCAGCTTGGTTTCCTGCAGGCACACCACATCGGGCTGGCGCACGGCCAGCCAATCGAGCAATTGCGGCAGGCGAACCTTGAGGGAGTTGACGTTCCAGGTGGCTATTTTCATATGTATACGTCGAAAACTTTTATCCATGCGGCACAGGCCGCTACGGATTCTATCATGTGCGACGGGCGTAATAATTGGCAGCCAAAGGCGGCATGATCGGGATGGATGCCCTCGCTGCCGATGACTTTGACCGACGCGCGGCAGTGTTCCGCCGCCAGGCCATGTGGATTCCGTGCTCTGTGGTGACCGGTCTTTCATGTTGCGCCGGGTTGCGCCAATTGCTGTTCGACCGTTTGCCGTAAATCATCCAGCGCTGCCCCCATGATGAGACCGGCGCAGTTATGGTATAGCCACAGTTCACAAGCGACGGGCTGGTGCAGGTTATCACGCGCGTGAACCTGGAATTCTCGCCACGCCAGCACCGCCTGCCCGTCAGCCAGGCTATCGATGCACAGCCAGATATCGTCGTGCAGGATGACTTCCAGACCGCGATGTTGCACCAGCGCTATGCGCAAGGGGTTTCCCAGGCGCAGCAATGCGAGCCGCACCCGGTTATAACAGGCCGCCTCAATCTGCTTGGGAAATATGCGTAGCGGCAGCGTTTCGTGCGGCGCGTCCATGCGGCTTATGGCGCCATGATGCGCGGGCCTATTTTTGCACCGCCGTATCGGCACCGGGTTCGCTGTCGGGTTGGCCGTCCACAAACACCCGGCTGGCCAAAATATCTTCTGCCTCAAGGGTCATCAGATCGATTTTGGTGAGCGTTTTCTTGCCGCAAGCGAAGAGGCGATTAGCTTGACGTAGCCGTGCGCGGTCAAGCGCATTGCGTACCGAACGCGCATTGGCGAAGTGCTCTAGTTTCATGCGCAGCTTGAGGTATTCGGAAAAAGCCTGTTCCGCCGCTGGGCTGAAGCGATAGTTCTGCGCCGCCAGCATGAGTTTGGCGATGGCGAGCAATTCTTGCGCGCTGTAATCGGGGAAGTCGATATGGTGCGCGATGCGCGAGCGCATGCCGGGATTGCTGGAGAAGAACCTGTCCATGCGGTCTTTGTAGCCGGCCAGAATCACCACCAGGTCGTCACGGTTGTTTTCCATGACCTGGAGCAAGATCTCGATGGATTCCGCGCCATAGTCGCGCTCGTTTTCCGGCTTGTAGAGATAATAGGCTTCGTCGATGAACAACACGCCGCCCATGGCTTTTTTGATGACTTCTTTGGTTTTGGGCGCGGTGTGGCCGATGTATTGTCCGACCAGGTCATCGCGGGTCACGGAAATCAGATGGCCTTCGCGCACATAGCCCAGGCGATGCAAAATCTCGGCCATACGCATGGCCACAGTGGTCTTGCCGGTACCGGGGTTGCCGGTGAAGTTCATGTGCAGGGTGGGGGTTTCGGAGGTCAGTGCAAACTGCTTGCGCAGCCTGTCCACCAATAACAGCGCCGCGATTTCGCGAATGCGCGTCTTGACCGGCTTCAACCCGATCAGCTCGCGGTCGAGCTTATCGAGCACTTCTTGAACATTTGAGGCCTGAAATTCGGCCTCAAGATCGACCTGCGCATCATCTGCCAGTACGGTAGAGCGTTGCGCGCTGTCAGGATTATTCGTATCGCTCATAACAACGGTTCCGGTAGCCACAAGGGTGAAAAACGGTGACGCGTGTTACATCACACTCGTCACCGTGACGGCTGCGTGTTTAATAACGCTCGCCTTCCGCTTTGTCCGTGGCATAGGAATGCACGGTGTAGTGGATGGTGCGGCCGGGCCCTTCTTGCCGTACCACACCAAAGCCCGGTTCTTTCTTCGGACGATTGACGATGTAAGACATGGCTGGGCTTTCCACGCCGCGTGTGGAGTCAAAAGCCATCACGCGGATGTAATGGTCGGGGAAAGTCTTGCGGCAGTTGTTGACCTCCATCAGGATCCCGGCGGGATCTTTCAAATCAAACATCGGCATGCCGAACATTTCCCAATAGGTGTTGCGCGGATGCGGGTCATCGGTGTACTCGACGCTCAGCGCCCAACCTTTTTTCAACGCGTATTTGATTTGCGCAGTGATCTGTTGGTCGGTGAGATCGGGCAGGAATGAAAACTGCCCTTGCGTGATCCGATTGCCAGGATTGGTCATCATGGTGGTTTCTCCTTAAATGATTAAACGCTGGCCGTGGTGGACGGCACAAAGTCGGGGGTATCGGTGGACTCGTAGTTGAAGCTGATGTCCTTCCAGGTATCCAGTGCGGCTTTCAGCGGGGAACACCACTTGGCAGCCGCCTCCAGAATCTGCGGGCCTTCCTTGAGATAATCGCGGCCTTCGTTACGCGCCATGATCATCGCTTCCAGGGCCACGCGATTAGCCACCGCGCCTGCCTGGATGCCTTGCGGATGGCCGATGGTGCCGCCGCCGAATTGCAGGATCACGTCTTCGCCCAGGTAGTGAATCAACTGGTGCATCTGACCGGCATGGATGCCGCCCGATGCCACCGGCATGACTTTGTTGAGCGAGGCCCAGTCCTGATCGAAGAACAGACCGGTCTCCAGGTTTTGCGGCGTGTGGGTTTCGCGCAGCGTGTCGTAAAAGCCCTTGATCATCAGCGGGTCGCCTTCAAGCTTGCCGACCACGGTACCGGCGTGGATGTGGTCCACCCCCGCCATGCGCATCCACTTGCAGATCACGCGGAAGTTCATGCCGTGATTTTTCTGGCGCGAATAGGTCGAGTTACCGGCGCGGTGCAGGTGCAGGATCATGTCGTTCCTGCGTGCCCATTTGGCCATGGACTGGATCGCGGTATAGCCGATCACCAGGTCGATCATGATGATGATCGAACCCAGCTCTTTGGCGAATTCAGCGCGCTCGTACATTTCTTCCATGGTGCCTGCGGTCACGTTGAGATAATGGCCCTTGACTTCGCCGGTTGCGGCGGAAGCCTTGTTGACCGCTTCCATGCAATACAGGAACCGATCGCGCCAGTGCATGAAGGCCTGCGAGTTGATGTTCTCGTCATCCTTCATGAAGTCGAGACCGCCTTTGAGCCCTTCGTACACCACGCGTCCATAGTTGCGGCCAGACAGACCCAGCTTGGGTTTGGTGGTGGCGCCCAGCAGCGGGCGGCCAAACTTGTCCATACGCTCACGCTCAACCACGATGCCGGTAGCCGGACCCTGGAAGGTCTTCAGGTATGCCACGGGGATGCGCATGTCTTCCAGGCGCAAGGCTTTAACGGCCTTGAAGCCAAACACGTTACCGATAATGGACGCCGTCAGGTTAGCGATGGAGCCGCCCTCGAACAAATCCAGGTCATAAGCGATATAGGCAAAAAACTGGGCCTCGGTTTTGGTGCCTGCACCGGTATTCGGCACCGGGTCCACGCGGTAAGCCTTGGCGCGATACAGCTCGCATGCGGTCAAACGGTCAGTCCATACCACCGTCCAGGTTGCAGTAGAGGATTCGCCAGCCACGGCAGCAGCGGCTTCTTCCGGGTCCACGCCTTCTTGCGGCGTAATACGGAACAATGCCACCACATCGGTCTCTTTGACTTGGTAGTCGGGCTCCCAATAGCCCATCTTCTTATAGGGCAGTACGCCAGCTTTGTAGCGGTCTTTACCTTCTTTGATCGTTTCAGATGTCATGGTCTTCTCCTAATTGTTAAAAAAACCGCACCGTGCCCGCCTAATAAGATAAGGGTGGGCAATACCCATTTAAATATAAAGGTATTTGTTTCAGCGCGTTGCAGGCATCATGCTGAAGATAATCCATCAATAACAGTCAATTTTTTTGATGAGTTCGATAGACTAGTGTCTATGGTTAGATGGAGCGAATCATGCGCCACCGTACTTTGCGCCAACTCGAAGTGTTTGAAGCCATTGCACGCCTGGGCAGTTTTACGCGCGCAGCGGAGGAGCTGTTTTTGACCCAGCCCACGGTGTCGATGCAAATCAAAAAGCTATCCGATGCAGTTGGTTTGCCGCTATTCGAGCAAGTCGGCAAAAAAATTTATCTCACCGATGCAGGGCACGAGTTGCACCGAACTTGCCGAGGCATTTTCGAGCATCTGGCGCATTTCGAG contains:
- the xth gene encoding exodeoxyribonuclease III, whose translation is MKIATWNVNSLKVRLPQLLDWLAVRQPDVVCLQETKLEDGKFPCTEIAAAGYQVVYAGQKTYNGVAILSRQPLLDVAAGMAGFDDLQQRVLAATVDGIRVICVYVPNGQSVDSDKYLYKLAWLQALTKLLGDELARYPKLVVLGDYNIAPDDRDVHDPAAWAGSVLVSEAERAAWRGLLALGLQDSFRLFEQPEQTFSWWDYRMAAFRRNRGLRIDHILLSDALASTCTACVVDKDIRRLERPSDHAPVVAELAR
- a CDS encoding hemerythrin domain-containing protein, which produces MPKPAPGFDDPLGLLRACHERILGHCDTLERLVSHLRRHGADQDAQLAAARILRYFQVGAPLHHEDEERDLFPALRAHSGFPAFQRAVLENLVVQHRELDTLWVQLEAALQAISRGAPADLPVQPFVALTRAHIAVEEQEIFPLAERYLDAAALGVLGRVMQARRQI
- a CDS encoding ribulose-bisphosphate carboxylase large subunit, which encodes MTSETIKEGKDRYKAGVLPYKKMGYWEPDYQVKETDVVALFRITPQEGVDPEEAAAAVAGESSTATWTVVWTDRLTACELYRAKAYRVDPVPNTGAGTKTEAQFFAYIAYDLDLFEGGSIANLTASIIGNVFGFKAVKALRLEDMRIPVAYLKTFQGPATGIVVERERMDKFGRPLLGATTKPKLGLSGRNYGRVVYEGLKGGLDFMKDDENINSQAFMHWRDRFLYCMEAVNKASAATGEVKGHYLNVTAGTMEEMYERAEFAKELGSIIIMIDLVIGYTAIQSMAKWARRNDMILHLHRAGNSTYSRQKNHGMNFRVICKWMRMAGVDHIHAGTVVGKLEGDPLMIKGFYDTLRETHTPQNLETGLFFDQDWASLNKVMPVASGGIHAGQMHQLIHYLGEDVILQFGGGTIGHPQGIQAGAVANRVALEAMIMARNEGRDYLKEGPQILEAAAKWCSPLKAALDTWKDISFNYESTDTPDFVPSTTASV
- the cbbX gene encoding CbbX protein, with product MSDTNNPDSAQRSTVLADDAQVDLEAEFQASNVQEVLDKLDRELIGLKPVKTRIREIAALLLVDRLRKQFALTSETPTLHMNFTGNPGTGKTTVAMRMAEILHRLGYVREGHLISVTRDDLVGQYIGHTAPKTKEVIKKAMGGVLFIDEAYYLYKPENERDYGAESIEILLQVMENNRDDLVVILAGYKDRMDRFFSSNPGMRSRIAHHIDFPDYSAQELLAIAKLMLAAQNYRFSPAAEQAFSEYLKLRMKLEHFANARSVRNALDRARLRQANRLFACGKKTLTKIDLMTLEAEDILASRVFVDGQPDSEPGADTAVQK
- a CDS encoding ribulose bisphosphate carboxylase small subunit — encoded protein: MMTNPGNRITQGQFSFLPDLTDQQITAQIKYALKKGWALSVEYTDDPHPRNTYWEMFGMPMFDLKDPAGILMEVNNCRKTFPDHYIRVMAFDSTRGVESPAMSYIVNRPKKEPGFGVVRQEGPGRTIHYTVHSYATDKAEGERY
- a CDS encoding glycine cleavage system protein H, which produces MSEHRGCELPEDLYYDLDYVWVRPEEDGTCTIGLTDPAQTMSGKVQYVWIKDAGTHREWKKPMARLESGKWAGGIPAPFPGVIVARNETVLANPNLINIDPYHDAWLVRMKPDDPAMALAHLTTGSTAQEALKAWIERYGVQCMRCQD
- a CDS encoding Crp/Fnr family transcriptional regulator; the encoded protein is MPAPPDIKDFRLAYLFRDLDRALLAQIAERACWRELDAGAPLFAKNDPGNRFYLVKTGTMKLFLLAEDGQEHVMELIGREQLFAEAVMFMGGRYPVHAAALEPTRLIAFDADFFLGLLRGNTDLCLALLAAMSRRVHGLVTEIDRLALQTGVQRFAQYLLAQPAQKTAGTRIVRLPATKQTIASLLGIQPETLSRILSKLRDDGLIQVSAETVVVLKPDALGRIS
- a CDS encoding heme-copper oxidase family protein, which encodes MHKRNRWFVTIALVYGLLGGLVALVHLSAPGLIPGNVARMHGHIMLLGFILMMIYGVALHVLPRFSGNALHSERMANWQLYLANAGLPLMIAGWLTLLNWLVLLGGAIAYSAIVLFGVNMLFTVKPHGPWR
- a CDS encoding thioredoxin family protein codes for the protein MKVELLVSEWCASCHQSEKIWREVAEEKDIEFAVLDMGQPEGRALVSRLRLKTIPALVIDGELKGIGVQTFAEARAWVAGASARQKAGMQHAGLALSPDNRLFILGAMVYLMLGGLGLVINGALLSGPARPVALHLVTVGFMLMLVYGLGAHMLPRFTGNPILMGVWPWIQMGLVHAGLLAYSAGFLVGVYPVVIAGGALIWLSLLVFTVRIWPVLWPKPRNNGMAIQVHIQPGA